In Candidatus Defluviilinea proxima, a single genomic region encodes these proteins:
- a CDS encoding DUF1801 domain-containing protein, whose translation MKKPGFTSMDEYIAACPEQSQNYLQEIRKMIKTIAPDAKEKISYQIATFERNGKNLIHFAGWKKHVSLYPVPAGSEAFERQIKPYVSDKGTVKFSLDEPLPIKLIERIIKLHLEVNKKKTKGESK comes from the coding sequence ATGAAAAAACCAGGTTTTACCTCCATGGATGAATATATTGCCGCCTGCCCTGAACAATCCCAAAATTATTTGCAGGAAATCCGCAAGATGATCAAGACAATTGCCCCCGATGCGAAGGAAAAGATCAGTTATCAGATCGCGACGTTTGAACGGAATGGCAAGAACTTGATCCATTTTGCGGGGTGGAAAAAGCATGTGTCGCTGTACCCGGTTCCGGCGGGGAGCGAAGCGTTCGAGCGTCAGATCAAGCCTTATGTAAGTGATAAGGGCACAGTGAAATTTTCGCTCGATGAGCCACTTCCGATCAAGTTAATTGAAAGAATTATCAAGTTACATCTCGAAGTAAATAAGAAGAAAACCAAAGGAGAATCAAAATGA
- a CDS encoding VOC family protein, whose protein sequence is MKKITPFLWFDTQAEEAMNFYVSVFKNSKAGEVSRGPDGKAFTVNFQLDGQDFIALNAGPQFKFNESISMFVNCEDQAEVDHFWNALTADGGEESMCGWLKDKYGLSWQIVPKQLGDYIGGPDPVKAQRGMQTMLKMQKIIIADLKKAYDGS, encoded by the coding sequence ATGAAAAAAATCACCCCGTTTTTATGGTTCGATACGCAAGCCGAAGAGGCGATGAATTTTTACGTGTCTGTTTTCAAGAATTCGAAAGCCGGTGAAGTCTCTCGCGGACCCGATGGTAAGGCCTTTACAGTTAACTTTCAACTCGACGGACAGGATTTTATAGCATTGAATGCCGGGCCGCAGTTTAAGTTCAATGAATCCATTTCCATGTTTGTCAACTGCGAAGATCAAGCTGAAGTGGATCATTTCTGGAATGCATTGACAGCCGATGGTGGGGAAGAGTCCATGTGCGGCTGGTTGAAGGACAAGTATGGTCTTTCGTGGCAGATCGTGCCAAAGCAGTTGGGCGATTACATTGGTGGGCCAGATCCCGTTAAAGCTCAGCGAGGGATGCAGACCATGCTCAAAATGCAAAAGATCATTATCGCCGATTTAAAAAAGGCGTATGACGGATCATGA